Part of the bacterium genome, CCTCCAGCTGGACCTCGTCGAAGATGCTGCTCTCACGCACCGGCGCAGGCTGGCTCTTGAGGTACCTGACGATCCTCTCGATCTCGCGCTCAGAGATGAACGCCCCGTGCAGACGGATGAGGCCCGGCGCGCCCGGCGTCAAGAAAAGCATGTCCCCCTTGCCAAGAAGGGTCTCGGCCCCGTTCTGGTCAAGAATGATCCTTGAATCGACCTTCTGAGCAACCCTAAAGGCCAGCCTCGAGGGGAAGTTGGTCTTGATAAGACCCGTAACAACATCAACGGATGGACGCTGCGTGGCAAGCACCAGATGGATGCCAGCAGCGCGCGCCTTGGCAGCGAGCTTGACTATCGGGACCTCTATTGCCTGCCTCGCCGAGAGCATCAGGTCTGCAAGCTCGTCAACAACTATAACGAGATAGGGCATGGTCTTAAGCTCCGGCGGCATATCCTCTGGCTTGACCCCGGCAAGCTCTCTGGCTCGGACCTTGCGCTCCCGCAAGACGCGCTCGTTGAATTCATCCACGTGGCGGACCTTCCGCTCGGCGAGAAGCTGGTATCTCTTGTCCATCTCGCTAACCGCCCATCTAAACGCCAATTCCGCGTCCTGCACGTCGCTGATAACAGGCTCCCTGAGATGCGGTATCTTATTATATGGCGATAGCTCCAGCACCTTCGGGTCGATGAGAATCAGCTCCAGCTCCTCGGGCGTGGTGCAGTAAAGAAGACTGCACAGCATCGAGTTGATGCAGACCGACTTTCCCGTGCCGGTTGCGCCAGCAATCAAGATGTGTGTGATCTCGTTTAGCGAGATGACCTGCGGCTGGCCTGCGATGTCGGTCCCGATCGCGAGCTTGAGCTTTACAGGGTTCTTGGCGAATTGGTCTGAAGACAGGACCTCGCGAAACGTTATGATTCTGCGATTATCATTAGCGACCTCAACTCCTACAACTGACCGACCCGGAATCGGCGCTATACGAGGCACAAACCTCGCCTTCATGGCAAGGGCGAGATCGTCCGCTAGTGAAACTATCCTGCTGAGCTTCACTCCCCGGGCGGGACGGAACTCGAACCTCGTGATGATCGGCCCCGTCAAGATGCCAGCGATCTTACCGTCGATCCGGTGATCGGCGAGCTTCTCAACTATCTGTTCCCCCTTTCTGATAAGACCATTCCGCCGCTCAGGATTGTCAATTATTCCGGTCGGGTCCAGAAGGTCCATACCCGGGAACTGATAGCTCCCGCCCCCAGACTCCCGGACGGGCAGCGCCGCTCGCTTCGGGCCCCTCCTTCTCGGTTTCTTTGTGGTTTGCTGGGATGGTGCAGCCGAGGCTGACTCTGACGAGACCTCGGGCTCCCTTGCAGTTTCTGCACCAAACAGCTGAAGAAGCAGCCCGAGAACACGGCTGAGGCCGACGCCGACAACTAGCATCGCCGACACGACAAGAAGCCCTGCTGTGATGATCATCGCCCAGAATGCGCTGAAAGAATCAACTAGTAACTTGGCAAGCTGCCAACCGAAAAAAGCACCCTCTATCGTGACAGGCCACTTGATGAGAGCGAAAATCGCTCCGAGAGAGACTGCGAAAACGAACGAGGCAGCGACCTTCAGCCAAAGGCGCCGCGGCCTTCTCCGAATCAACGTGGCGAAAGCCAAGACAAGTAATGCGACCAATAGCGGATAGGACGGAATGACTCCGAACAACAGGGCGAACGCGCCGTATATCCACCTCCCGACAGTCCCCACCGGATTGGAGGCAGAATCGCCGCCCCAGATGCTGACAATAGACAGCGCTGCGATGAGCACCACAACCACGCTGACAGCGTCCCTGAAAGCCCGCTGATGGAACAGCTGATAAACTGTTACAGCCCTAGCTTCCCCAACGCTGCGGTTGGTTGCTGACTTCTTCGTCCTGGCCACGTCTCGCCCTCAACAAATGTTATCTTCTTAGCAGCCGGCCGTAGAGCTCAACACGCCTGTCGGACACAAGATCGTTCCTGCTCGTCAGGCTCTTCTCGCAAGACATCCTGGGCTCGATATCGACTACGCCGGCTTCCTCCCCGTCAATTGCCGCCCTTGCCAGCACGTTCCCAAGTGGATCGACGATCAGGCTCCCACCGGTGAAGGTAACTTCACGTCCAGAAACCGTCTCAGTCCCGACGCGGTTCGCCGTAATAGCAAAAACGCGATTCTCCAGGCATCTTGTCACCATCGCTCCCTGACAATACGGCAAGACGAGGTTCGCCGGATGGCAGATTATCTGCGCCCCCTTGAGCATGAGAACCCTCGCCGTCTCGGGGAAATACCAGTCGAAACAGATCATCATCCCAACCTTGACCCCAGAAACCTCGAAGACCTCCGGCGCCCGATCGCCTGGCAAGAACACGTCCTTCTCGTAGCCAAAGAGATGGAGCTTGCGGTAGCGAAATACCTCGCCGTCAGGTGTTGCTAGGACCGATGAGTTAAAAAGCTTGTCGCCGTCGCCCTCCGCAAGTCCGCCGACGATCGCGACGTGGTGTTCGGACGCTATCTGAAGCAAGGCCTGAGTGGTCGGGCCGGAGGGTATTCTCTCAGCGAGCTTCTGCGCCTCAGCCGCGCTCGAGAAGAGGTAGCCCGTGTTGAAAAGCTCAGGAAGGACAAGCAGGTCGCACTGAAGCCGGCTGACTGCGCCGTGCACCTTCTCTATATTGCTGCTCTTTGCCCCACGTTCGGGACAGAACTGAAAGAACCCGACCCTCATTTACGCTTCCTGTTCGTTGCGGCAAGCTACTCGCAACAGACTCGCCAGATGAGATTAAACTTTTTGCGTCAGATACCAACATCATCGCAGCTGAGCCGCCAGAAAAGCAAGGTATCGTCGGCGCGGTGCTCGCCGCATCGCGTCTGGCACGTGGCTATGAAATGGGATGAGCCCGTCTTCGTGCTTTCGATTACATCATCAAGAGTCGCGGCAAGCGGCACGCCTACAAAGGCCAGTCACAAACCTGTTGGTCAGCCCTCCATGGCGCGAATGCACTAGCTCTTACCTGGCCTGGCAGAATAGGCAGCGTAGGAATCTATGGACGACGCCTCGACCTGGGCACCCAATTCACCGTTGCCTGGCACCGGTTGCTGGTCCCGCATCATGAGCCTACCCTCAACAAGCGCCCAGTCGCTAACCATCAAGTCGTTGAAGCTAGCAGCAAGACCGTTGCGACTGATGACCGTGCTGCGCGTGACCGATACGACGACTCTGCCCTGCAGTAGTAGGGGCATCGGCCCCCACGAGTTCGTCCCTGACAAGACGATGGTGCTGTTGTCGTAGTTGATCCGGTCGATTGCGCCCTCGAAATAGACCCA contains:
- a CDS encoding DNA translocase FtsK 4TM domain-containing protein; the encoded protein is MARTKKSATNRSVGEARAVTVYQLFHQRAFRDAVSVVVVLIAALSIVSIWGGDSASNPVGTVGRWIYGAFALLFGVIPSYPLLVALLVLAFATLIRRRPRRLWLKVAASFVFAVSLGAIFALIKWPVTIEGAFFGWQLAKLLVDSFSAFWAMIITAGLLVVSAMLVVGVGLSRVLGLLLQLFGAETAREPEVSSESASAAPSQQTTKKPRRRGPKRAALPVRESGGGSYQFPGMDLLDPTGIIDNPERRNGLIRKGEQIVEKLADHRIDGKIAGILTGPIITRFEFRPARGVKLSRIVSLADDLALAMKARFVPRIAPIPGRSVVGVEVANDNRRIITFREVLSSDQFAKNPVKLKLAIGTDIAGQPQVISLNEITHILIAGATGTGKSVCINSMLCSLLYCTTPEELELILIDPKVLELSPYNKIPHLREPVISDVQDAELAFRWAVSEMDKRYQLLAERKVRHVDEFNERVLRERKVRARELAGVKPEDMPPELKTMPYLVIVVDELADLMLSARQAIEVPIVKLAAKARAAGIHLVLATQRPSVDVVTGLIKTNFPSRLAFRVAQKVDSRIILDQNGAETLLGKGDMLFLTPGAPGLIRLHGAFISEREIERIVRYLKSQPAPVRESSIFDEVQLEEPIDFEGTDDPHYRTAVEIVIRSKYASISLLQRKLKIGHSRAARYIDMMEQQGIVGPFRGSKPREVLKDEVNF
- a CDS encoding nitrilase-related carbon-nitrogen hydrolase — protein: MRVGFFQFCPERGAKSSNIEKVHGAVSRLQCDLLVLPELFNTGYLFSSAAEAQKLAERIPSGPTTQALLQIASEHHVAIVGGLAEGDGDKLFNSSVLATPDGEVFRYRKLHLFGYEKDVFLPGDRAPEVFEVSGVKVGMMICFDWYFPETARVLMLKGAQIICHPANLVLPYCQGAMVTRCLENRVFAITANRVGTETVSGREVTFTGGSLIVDPLGNVLARAAIDGEEAGVVDIEPRMSCEKSLTSRNDLVSDRRVELYGRLLRR